Proteins co-encoded in one Halorussus lipolyticus genomic window:
- a CDS encoding FUN14 domain-containing protein: MQLGIDPQQLGLEFGSGAVVGGIIGFAAKKIAKLLAIIVGLELALFKFLESRGILSVDWNRLSAGVLEAGEVAQSGAPPSWVTTILSTLSVGAGFTGGFMLGFRKG; encoded by the coding sequence ATGCAACTCGGCATTGACCCCCAGCAACTCGGACTCGAATTCGGGTCCGGGGCCGTCGTCGGCGGCATCATCGGGTTCGCGGCGAAGAAAATCGCCAAACTCCTCGCCATCATCGTGGGTCTCGAACTGGCGCTGTTCAAGTTCCTCGAATCGCGAGGCATCCTCTCGGTCGATTGGAACCGACTCAGCGCGGGCGTTCTGGAGGCCGGTGAGGTCGCCCAGAGCGGTGCCCCGCCGTCGTGGGTCACGACCATCCTCTCGACGCTCTCGGTCGGCGCTGGCTTCACCGGCGGTTTCATGCTCGGTTTCCGGAAGGGATAG
- a CDS encoding ribosome assembly factor SBDS, translating to MIPLEEAVTARLESHGERFEVLVDPDAALEIKRGEFEGELEDVIAAEDVFENASRGDRPAETALEEVFGTTDPLEIIPQVIKDGEIQITAEQRREMQEQKHKQLVNRITRNAVNPQMDNAPHPPERIESALEETDFRVDPMEPVETQVDEALDALRPVIPIRFDEVTVAVQVPADYAGSAQAKIRQFGELEREEWQNDGGWVGVLTFPAGMQNEFYDLVNEHTSGEAETRIIKDEDDISMR from the coding sequence ATGATACCACTCGAGGAGGCGGTGACTGCCCGCCTCGAATCTCACGGCGAGCGGTTCGAGGTGCTGGTAGACCCGGACGCCGCGCTCGAAATCAAGCGCGGCGAGTTCGAGGGCGAGTTAGAGGACGTCATCGCCGCCGAGGACGTATTCGAGAACGCGAGTCGCGGCGACCGACCGGCCGAGACGGCCTTAGAGGAGGTCTTCGGCACGACCGACCCCCTCGAAATCATTCCCCAAGTCATCAAAGACGGGGAGATTCAGATTACGGCCGAACAGCGCCGAGAGATGCAGGAACAGAAGCACAAGCAGTTGGTCAACCGCATCACGCGCAACGCGGTCAACCCCCAGATGGACAACGCGCCCCATCCGCCCGAGCGCATCGAAAGCGCGCTGGAGGAGACCGACTTCCGGGTGGACCCGATGGAACCCGTCGAGACGCAGGTTGACGAGGCCTTAGACGCGCTCCGGCCGGTCATCCCCATCCGGTTCGACGAGGTTACAGTCGCGGTGCAGGTCCCCGCCGACTACGCCGGGAGCGCGCAGGCCAAGATTCGCCAGTTCGGCGAACTTGAACGCGAGGAGTGGCAGAACGACGGCGGGTGGGTCGGCGTGCTGACCTTCCCCGCCGGGATGCAAAACGAGTTCTACGACCTCGTGAACGAACACACCAGCGGCGAGGCCGAGACTCGCATCATCAAGGACGAAGACGACATCAGCATGCGGTAG
- a CDS encoding DUF2209 family protein, with amino-acid sequence MDISGRHEESGEYLMVSAAVHASVGTSRLRNIKGMGFATSDGQPTFENAARVISDAVDELPAPPEGPVVAERGEFYEEPEVRVEQFLGPSFKYVESIAERKTVQAAHHAAYAARKLFL; translated from the coding sequence GTGGACATCAGCGGCCGCCACGAGGAGTCCGGCGAGTACCTCATGGTGTCTGCGGCGGTTCACGCCAGCGTCGGCACGTCGCGGCTTCGAAATATCAAGGGGATGGGTTTCGCCACCAGCGACGGCCAACCGACGTTCGAGAACGCCGCCCGCGTCATCAGCGATGCGGTGGACGAACTGCCCGCACCGCCCGAGGGACCGGTCGTCGCCGAACGCGGCGAGTTCTACGAGGAGCCGGAAGTTCGCGTCGAGCAGTTCCTCGGCCCGAGTTTCAAGTACGTCGAGAGTATAGCCGAACGCAAGACCGTTCAGGCCGCACACCACGCCGCTTACGCCGCCAGAAAACTGTTCCTATGA
- a CDS encoding UPF0179 family protein → MSSITLIGTRLAEDGQEFVYRGEAAACEGCPYRDQCLNLSEGVRYRVNDVREGAQTLECGVHDTGVTAVEVEPVGVKANVPAKNAYAGSKASLSGPCPHTECPSHEFCEPAGADFDEDYQIAEILGDPPHDYCMLDRELTLVKFAPEDE, encoded by the coding sequence ATGTCATCCATAACCCTCATCGGAACCCGCCTCGCCGAGGACGGCCAAGAGTTCGTCTACCGGGGCGAGGCCGCCGCCTGCGAGGGATGTCCGTACCGCGACCAGTGTCTCAACCTCTCGGAGGGGGTGCGCTACCGCGTCAACGACGTGCGCGAGGGTGCCCAGACGCTGGAGTGCGGGGTACACGATACCGGCGTCACGGCGGTCGAAGTCGAACCCGTCGGCGTCAAAGCCAACGTCCCGGCGAAGAACGCCTACGCCGGGAGCAAGGCGAGTCTGTCCGGGCCGTGTCCGCACACCGAGTGCCCGAGCCACGAGTTCTGCGAACCGGCGGGCGCGGACTTCGACGAGGACTACCAGATAGCCGAGATTCTGGGCGACCCTCCCCACGACTACTGCATGCTTGACCGGGAGTTGACGCTGGTCAAGTTCGCGCCGGAAGACGAGTGA
- a CDS encoding phosphate-starvation-inducible PsiE family protein — MATDEEDAERQGTAEEVSSSDTFPERLLGVSESLIRYVEVVAALVLVLLFAIGVFDLGLQILQSALRGNITDPLVVVSFIDTALLLFIIVEVYQTVVAYTQESETRRIVRLVIYTGVIAMVRKAIIFRTGEYGSERAALLASVAYTLLIMGLAVLLIVERQSGEKLL, encoded by the coding sequence ATGGCTACCGACGAGGAGGACGCCGAAAGACAGGGCACCGCGGAGGAGGTTTCGTCCTCCGACACGTTCCCAGAGCGACTCCTCGGGGTCAGCGAATCGCTGATTCGGTACGTCGAGGTCGTCGCGGCGCTGGTGCTGGTGCTGTTGTTCGCCATCGGGGTCTTCGACCTCGGGTTGCAGATTCTCCAAAGCGCCCTCAGGGGAAACATCACCGATCCGCTCGTCGTCGTGAGCTTCATCGACACCGCGCTGTTGCTGTTCATCATCGTGGAGGTCTACCAGACCGTGGTGGCCTACACCCAAGAGAGCGAGACCCGCCGCATCGTCCGGTTGGTCATCTACACCGGCGTCATCGCCATGGTCCGGAAAGCAATCATCTTCCGGACCGGCGAGTACGGGTCCGAGCGCGCCGCGCTGTTGGCGTCGGTCGCCTACACGCTCCTCATCATGGGCCTCGCCGTCCTGCTCATCGTGGAGCGACAGAGCGGCGAGAAACTACTGTGA
- a CDS encoding DUF5820 family protein — protein sequence MTERDLPEGWTVWNDEPGGRQVLAYRPDVFDTEQFPPACLPTLYVAAGAPNRPAAETELNPTEVWRVEFFLEPEVEATNPRTFDTREEALEGARDLADEFARGVLDYRGAYQVPRDEYLDELDELTGDDGES from the coding sequence GTGACCGAACGCGACTTGCCCGAGGGTTGGACCGTCTGGAACGACGAACCCGGCGGGCGACAGGTGCTGGCCTACCGCCCGGACGTCTTCGACACCGAACAGTTTCCCCCGGCCTGCCTGCCCACGCTCTACGTCGCGGCGGGGGCACCGAACCGCCCGGCCGCCGAGACCGAACTCAATCCGACCGAGGTCTGGCGAGTGGAATTCTTTCTGGAACCCGAAGTCGAGGCCACGAACCCCCGGACCTTCGACACCCGCGAGGAGGCGCTGGAGGGTGCCCGAGACCTCGCCGACGAGTTCGCTCGGGGGGTCCTCGACTACCGCGGCGCGTATCAGGTGCCCCGCGACGAGTATCTGGACGAACTGGACGAGTTGACCGGCGACGACGGCGAGAGCTGA